One genomic region from Antedon mediterranea chromosome 3, ecAntMedi1.1, whole genome shotgun sequence encodes:
- the LOC140043933 gene encoding coiled-coil domain-containing protein 42 homolog: protein MSVSLEEYFRTTFEDKLLVKMPEREDDHLTPATRLLEKRREMSEVEQALAAQKEEFQMKMESLQQRREELERKEYQLKESLLKFDKFLKENDSKRSRAVKKAEDEKEHKKTKDKEITRLLEEKGELEQQRNKFMMRLEKRKIFNTFLDRVLESAEEFQESRDVIARFETLVATHKDLMDKASKSQDAVDGHKAELMKFTEEKNNEILSHNNQLAMLQTRLDTAQGDAVKWESVWTHIKNTAAKKTLLLGRIKMATHNLFQLVNRHQKQSGSTDLTEEQLSKIQTFIMDLTQITTEIKRGEAIGTSIGATSS from the exons atgtcgGTGAGCTTAGAAGAGTACTTTAGGACGACATTTGAGGATAAACTCCTCGT CAAAATGCCAGAGAGGGAGGATGATCATTTAACTCCAGCTACTCGGTTACTTGAGAAAAGACGAGAAATGTCAGAAGTTGAACAGGCTTTAGCTGCACAGAAAGAG GAGTTTCAGATGAAGATGGAAAGCCTGCAACAACGAAGAGAAGAATTAGAAAGAAAAGAATACCAATTAAAGGAATCGCTACTCAAGTTTGATAAATTTCTGAAA GAAAATGATTCAAAAAGATCAAGAGCTGTGAAGAAAGCAGAAGATGAGAAAGAACACAAGAAAACAAAAGATAAAGAGATAACGCGGCTTTTAGAGGAGAAGGGCGAGTTGGAGCAACAACGCAATAAGTTTATGATGCGGTTGGAGAAACGCAAGATATTTAATACGTTTCTTGATCGCGTGTTGGAGTCAGCAGAAGAGTTTCAAGAATCACGGGATGTGATAGCTAGATTTGAGACACTTGTAGCAACACATAAG GATTTAATGGATAAAGCTAGCAAATCCCAAGACGCAGTAGACGGTCACAAAGCAGAGCTGATGAAGTTTACCGAGGAGAAGAACAATGAGATATTAAGTCACAATAATCAACTAGCAATGTTACAGACGAGGCTGGACACGGCTCAGGGAGATGCTGTTAAATG GGAATCTGTGTGGACACATATTAAGAACACAGCAGCCAAGAAGACTCTACTCCTTGGCAGAATTAAAAT GGCGACGCACAACTTATTTCAACTTGTTAATAGACACCAAAAACAATCAGGTTCAACGGACCTGACAGAAGAACAGCTTTCAAAG aTTCAAACATTTATAATGGACTTGACCCAAATAACGACTGAAATAAAACGAGGGGAGGCTATTGGAACATCAATAGGAGCCACTTCTTCATAG
- the LOC140043934 gene encoding adenosine receptor A2b-like, producing METWYLFLEVLISVLSVVGNGFALWILFVTPRLQTITNHFIASLAVADFFVGLLGIPFAILTSLGLPDNFRGCLIMLTFLLWLCGTSTFSLIGVTLERYVAVLHPLRYPGLITVNKTYIVIAISWTGAGIIGFLPAFGWNLGWGENKCLFMEVIDSRYMVFNGALVIYLPFLVMLVIYAIIFKAIRSQVRRIRPGVAVPTISGGAQTEPSTSNSVLSSSLRQEIRAAKSLGVIVIFFMLSWLPLTIMNTVFALHPSSAVNFPPMLLKFFILLSHANSAGNPLLYAYGKDFRNAYKKKLHDLFPCLADVLKPSSRSGSEEGPSQLVSPITLDKKTSQNPLISA from the exons GTTCTAATATCGGTTCTGTCTGTCGTAGGAAATGGATTTGCACTGTGGATATTATTTGTCACCCCACGACTTCAAACAATCACTAACCACTTCATTGCGTCTCTTGCTGTGGCAGATTTTTTCGTTGGGTTACTTGGAATTCCGTTTGCGATCCTTACCAGTTTAGGTCTGCCAGACAACTTCAGAGGCTGCCTGATTATGTTAACCTTCTTGCTCTGGTTATGTGGAACTTCCACTTTCAGCTTGATAGGAGTGACTTTAGAACGATACGTGGCTGTGTTGCACCCTTTGCGGTACCCAGGCCTAATAACTGTAAACAAAACGTACATTGTGATAGCAATATCGTGGACAGGGGCCGGGATAATTGGCTTTTTACCGGCGTTTGGCTGGAACTTAGGATGGGGCGAAAATAAGTGTTTGTTTATGGAAGTTATTGACTCTCGTTACATGGTATTTAATGGCGCCTTGGTCATCTATCTACCGTTTTTAGTTATGTTGGTGATATACGCCATTATTTTTAAAGCTATTCGAAGTCAG GTAAGACGAATTCGTCCAGGTGTAGCTGTTCCGACAATCTCAGGGGGAGCACAAACTGAGCCATCCACGTCCAACTCAGTGCTATCAAGCTCACTCCGTCAAGAAATCCGCGCAGCAAAATCTCTCGGGGTAATCGTAATATTTTTTATGCTGTCATGGTTACCATTGACAATTATGAACACAGTATTTGCTCTGCACCCGTCGTCTGCTGTGAATTTCCCGCCAATGCTTTTAAAATTCTTTATATTACTGTCCCATGCGAATTCTGCAGGAAACCCGTTACTTTACGCGTACGGTAAGGATTTTCGAAACGCGTACAAAAAGAAATTGCATGATCTGTTTCCGTGCTTGGCTGACGTGCTGAAACCAAGTTCTAGATCTGGTTCTGAAGAGGGTCCATCTCAATTAGTTTCACCAATAACATTAGACAAGAAAACCTCACAGAATCCTTTGATCTCAGCTTAG